A genomic segment from Thiomicrorhabdus aquaedulcis encodes:
- the dnaB gene encoding replicative DNA helicase, with amino-acid sequence MNKNTSKNTHNSDTLFKVPPHSIEAEQSVLSGLMLSNESFDDVAAVVNTTDFYTKQHQAIFSTINELSRNNKPFDLVAVVDYLGSVGQIELAGDRDYLVQLLKNTPGAANILYYAQIVRDKSILRGLIQASNEVAETAYFPQGKDIRDVLDIAESKIMAIAEHGEGKERQYKTMDMLLESAINKIDELFNTEGSITGQETHLTKFDEVTAGLQKADLIIVAGRPSMGKTTFSMNLAENIATKNDAAVAVFSMEMPGESLAMRMISSIGRIDAGRMRTGKLQQDDWPKLNKAINILSKAKVYIDDTPSLMITELRARARRIDKDVRVLQRKEALAAGIEKPETKEIGLGLIVVDYIQLMRGSANAENRVNEISEISRGLKALAKELNVPIIALSQLNRSLEQRPNKRPIMSDLRESGAIEQDADLIIFIYRDEVYNKESEDKGTAEIIIGKHRNGALDMVRLTFIGEYTRFDNHSGYDVPESHY; translated from the coding sequence ATGAATAAAAATACGTCCAAAAACACTCATAATTCTGACACTTTATTTAAAGTGCCGCCTCATTCTATTGAGGCTGAACAATCTGTTTTAAGCGGTTTAATGCTGTCTAATGAATCGTTTGATGATGTTGCCGCGGTGGTTAACACAACGGACTTTTACACCAAACAGCATCAGGCAATTTTTTCGACCATTAATGAATTAAGTCGCAATAATAAGCCGTTTGATTTGGTAGCTGTCGTGGATTATTTGGGCTCGGTTGGACAAATTGAACTCGCTGGTGACCGAGATTATTTAGTGCAATTGCTCAAAAATACTCCGGGTGCGGCCAATATTTTGTATTACGCACAAATAGTTCGTGATAAATCTATTTTGCGAGGCTTAATTCAGGCGTCTAATGAAGTGGCTGAAACCGCTTATTTTCCGCAAGGTAAAGACATTCGAGATGTGCTTGATATTGCTGAGTCTAAAATTATGGCGATTGCCGAACACGGCGAAGGCAAAGAACGTCAATACAAAACCATGGACATGTTGTTAGAGTCGGCCATTAATAAAATAGATGAGTTATTTAACACAGAAGGCTCTATTACTGGTCAAGAAACTCATTTAACTAAATTTGATGAAGTGACTGCTGGGTTGCAAAAAGCCGATTTAATTATTGTGGCTGGCCGCCCATCGATGGGAAAAACCACCTTTTCGATGAACTTAGCTGAAAATATTGCCACTAAAAACGACGCTGCTGTGGCCGTTTTTAGTATGGAGATGCCGGGTGAATCCTTGGCAATGCGTATGATTAGTTCTATTGGACGGATTGACGCTGGTCGAATGCGTACAGGTAAATTACAGCAAGACGATTGGCCTAAGTTAAATAAGGCCATTAATATTTTATCCAAAGCTAAGGTGTACATTGACGATACGCCCTCTTTAATGATCACTGAGTTAAGAGCCCGTGCGCGCAGAATTGATAAAGACGTTAGGGTGTTGCAGCGAAAAGAGGCTCTAGCCGCGGGCATTGAAAAACCCGAAACTAAAGAAATAGGTTTAGGTTTAATTGTGGTTGATTACATTCAATTAATGCGTGGCTCAGCCAACGCCGAAAACCGTGTAAACGAAATTTCTGAGATTTCGCGCGGTTTAAAAGCCTTGGCTAAAGAGTTGAATGTACCCATTATTGCTTTGTCCCAGCTAAACCGTAGTTTAGAGCAACGCCCTAATAAACGTCCAATCATGTCCGATTTACGTGAGTCTGGTGCCATTGAGCAAGATGCGGATTTGATTATTTTCATCTACCGCGACGAGGTCTATAACAAAGAAAGTGAAGATAAAGGCACCGCTGAAATTATTATAGGTAAACATCGTAACGGTGCGCTGGACATGGTACGACTTACCTTTATTGGTGAATACACTCGTTTTGACAATCATTCTGGTTACGATGTGCCAGAAAGTCATTATTGA
- the alr gene encoding alanine racemase yields the protein MTYRPAKALIDCSALKHNLALIKSLAPHSKVLAVIKANGYGHGMHRVAQQLVKADGFGVASMDEAIYLRQQGFLHRILLLEGVFSEAELHLAAQHRIDVVVHASHQLHWLLDNTFENTINVWIKVDTGMHRLGFLPDEVPNVLSKLQPLVKRYPIHVMTHLASADEDSLQAQQFTQQQLSCFASLFNHLNYPKSVVNSAGVQKLVQAQFDWIRPGILLYGAGNLQQLDARAVMTLSSEIIALKWISAGESVGYGNAWTAQNTTLVGVVAMGYGDGYPRHAPSGTPLWIKGQRVALIGRVSMDMIMIDLTTMAEHVALGDVVECWGKNVSVDEVARYAGTIGYELLCGVTQRVPMIEIH from the coding sequence ATGACATACCGTCCTGCCAAGGCGCTAATTGATTGTTCAGCCCTTAAACATAATTTAGCGCTGATTAAATCACTGGCACCTCATAGCAAAGTATTGGCTGTTATTAAAGCCAATGGCTATGGCCATGGCATGCATAGAGTTGCACAGCAATTGGTTAAAGCCGATGGTTTTGGGGTAGCCTCGATGGATGAGGCCATTTATTTGCGCCAACAAGGGTTTTTACACCGTATTTTACTGTTAGAAGGCGTTTTTTCTGAAGCTGAACTGCACTTAGCCGCTCAGCATCGTATTGATGTGGTTGTGCACGCTTCTCACCAATTACATTGGTTGCTGGACAATACTTTCGAAAACACCATTAATGTTTGGATTAAAGTTGACACTGGCATGCACCGTTTAGGGTTTTTGCCCGATGAAGTCCCCAATGTACTGTCTAAACTGCAACCCTTGGTCAAGCGTTACCCTATTCATGTAATGACGCATTTGGCCAGTGCTGACGAGGACAGTTTGCAGGCTCAACAGTTTACACAGCAGCAATTAAGCTGTTTTGCCAGCTTGTTTAATCACTTGAACTACCCTAAAAGTGTCGTTAATTCTGCGGGCGTTCAAAAGCTTGTCCAAGCTCAGTTTGACTGGATTCGTCCTGGAATATTATTGTACGGTGCGGGCAATTTACAACAGCTGGATGCGCGCGCGGTCATGACTTTATCCTCTGAAATTATAGCGTTAAAGTGGATCAGCGCAGGTGAGTCGGTAGGGTATGGTAATGCCTGGACGGCTCAAAACACTACTTTAGTGGGTGTGGTTGCAATGGGTTATGGTGACGGTTATCCACGTCATGCACCAAGTGGTACACCTTTATGGATTAAAGGACAAAGGGTAGCATTAATTGGTCGTGTTTCTATGGACATGATTATGATTGACCTAACAACAATGGCCGAGCACGTTGCTTTGGGTGATGTGGTTGAGTGCTGGGGTAAGAATGTGTCGGTAGACGAAGTAGCGCGCTATGCCGGAACCATAGGCTATGAATTGCTGTGCGGTGTTACTCAGCGTGTGCCTATGATTGAGATACATTAA
- a CDS encoding NUDIX domain-containing protein produces the protein MINNEKKQILIESVKTEFDGFFKLCRLRFKHSLYKGNWSAPIEREVFCRGEAVVVLLYDSRRQQVVLVEQCRPGAVLHRCALPESKTNIGTAINHVIELDQAWLLEPVAGMIDAGETPEQAGIREVQEEAGITVDTLEYICQLYPSPGGCDEMLYLYAADIDSSQLPKFAGLANHVEDIKVVTLSYGEAKQALREARFNVATTFIALQWLFFQRESQ, from the coding sequence ATGATTAATAACGAAAAAAAACAAATTCTGATTGAGTCTGTTAAAACAGAGTTTGACGGTTTCTTTAAACTTTGTCGCCTGCGTTTTAAGCATTCGCTCTACAAAGGCAATTGGTCTGCGCCCATAGAGCGCGAAGTTTTTTGTCGCGGAGAAGCCGTTGTGGTGTTGCTGTATGATTCACGCCGTCAGCAGGTGGTTTTGGTAGAGCAATGTCGACCTGGCGCTGTTTTGCATCGTTGTGCATTGCCTGAATCCAAAACTAACATAGGCACAGCTATTAATCACGTAATTGAATTAGACCAGGCCTGGTTACTTGAGCCTGTGGCCGGCATGATTGATGCTGGAGAAACCCCCGAACAAGCGGGCATACGCGAAGTGCAGGAAGAAGCGGGGATTACGGTAGACACGTTAGAATATATCTGCCAACTCTATCCCAGCCCAGGTGGGTGTGATGAGATGCTTTACCTTTATGCGGCTGACATAGACTCGAGCCAGTTGCCCAAGTTTGCTGGCTTAGCAAATCATGTAGAGGACATTAAAGTGGTTACCCTGTCTTATGGTGAGGCCAAACAGGCTTTACGTGAGGCACGTTTTAACGTAGCAACTACCTTTATTGCCCTGCAATGGCTTTTCTTTCAAAGAGAATCACAATGA
- a CDS encoding MATE family efflux transporter, giving the protein MSRLNIAALTHETRLLMKLAFPIFLAQLALTGLGVIDTIMSGWVGTADLAAIGLGSSIMFPVFIFSTGILLALTPIVAKSLGQGDLHQSAQQPNEQRAPNINSALNTDTRLIISRFLFQGLWLSIPLGLISLVVLINLEWLLNLLNLTPQVYQLTQDYLFYVAMGLPGVALYQALRFFGKA; this is encoded by the coding sequence TTGAGCAGATTAAACATTGCGGCTTTAACCCACGAAACACGTTTGTTAATGAAGTTGGCGTTTCCCATTTTCTTAGCCCAACTTGCACTCACCGGCTTGGGGGTAATTGACACTATTATGTCGGGTTGGGTGGGCACAGCTGACTTGGCAGCGATTGGTTTGGGGTCTAGCATTATGTTTCCGGTGTTTATTTTCTCAACCGGAATACTGTTGGCGTTAACGCCCATTGTGGCAAAGTCTCTTGGACAAGGGGATTTACATCAGAGCGCACAACAACCAAATGAACAGCGTGCTCCAAACATTAATAGCGCACTCAATACCGACACACGCTTGATTATCAGTCGTTTTTTATTTCAGGGATTATGGCTGTCTATTCCACTGGGTTTAATCAGTTTAGTGGTATTGATAAACTTAGAGTGGTTACTTAATCTGCTCAATTTAACACCGCAAGTCTACCAACTTACCCAAGATTATCTGTTTTATGTGGCAATGGGGCTGCCGGGTGTGGCGCTGTATCAAGCTTTACGTTTTTTTGGGAAGGCTTAG